The Pantoea nemavictus genome includes a region encoding these proteins:
- a CDS encoding methyl-accepting chemotaxis protein, translating to MGILKNFTIRAVMLTILGLFCLLWCAVGLFSVHSLNALGEGNEIDRQLVNQMTVLSKGNDQYFRVVTRLSRVMEGRASGAAVNGDAFAPVQQALDNMKNLLAQFKTMAPGPMDEATANSVIANWQKLLDEGIAPQVALAQQGTVDAYRAQANNVTPPLSRAFGASAEAFNQAAGNKLDQTRVTVDHLTSITKVIILVAVVIGLFILLFTDRYLVAMLVKPLERVRNHFAIIAQGDLSQPVAEFGRNCVGKLVPLLSAMQDSLREAVSAIRSGTENIYRGAAEISSGNNDLSSRTEEQAAALEQTAASMEQLTATVKFNADNARQASSLAETATGTAQQGGRLVGEVVTTMQGISGSSKKIAEITNVINSIAFQTNILALNAAVEAARAGEQGRGFAVVASEVRNLAQRSAGAAKEIATLIEDSVQRVERGSELVSSAGSTMHDILKSVQDVNEIMKHIAAASEEQSKGISQVGTAVTEMDSVTQQNASLVEEVSAAASALERQTQELQASVARFRLSDSTPVSSVVVAPAATALRRPVLAGAAGAQPKSTTDEWVSF from the coding sequence ATGGGTATCTTAAAAAACTTCACCATCCGCGCCGTAATGCTCACCATTCTCGGGCTGTTTTGCCTGCTGTGGTGTGCCGTTGGGCTGTTTAGCGTCCACTCACTGAACGCCCTCGGCGAGGGCAACGAGATTGACCGCCAGCTGGTTAATCAAATGACGGTATTGAGCAAAGGGAATGACCAGTATTTTCGTGTAGTTACGCGTCTGTCGCGCGTGATGGAAGGCCGTGCGTCGGGAGCCGCTGTCAATGGCGATGCTTTCGCACCGGTGCAGCAAGCGCTCGACAATATGAAAAATCTGCTGGCGCAGTTCAAAACCATGGCGCCCGGTCCAATGGACGAAGCGACCGCCAACAGCGTGATTGCTAACTGGCAAAAGCTGCTGGATGAAGGCATCGCCCCGCAGGTTGCTCTGGCGCAACAGGGCACGGTGGATGCGTATCGCGCGCAGGCCAATAACGTTACGCCGCCGCTGAGCCGCGCTTTTGGTGCCAGCGCAGAAGCCTTCAACCAAGCCGCAGGCAACAAACTGGATCAGACGCGCGTCACCGTCGATCATCTCACCAGCATTACCAAAGTGATTATTTTAGTGGCGGTGGTGATTGGCTTGTTCATCCTGCTGTTTACCGATCGTTACCTGGTCGCGATGCTGGTAAAACCGCTGGAGCGCGTGCGCAACCACTTCGCCATCATTGCGCAGGGCGATCTCAGTCAGCCGGTGGCCGAGTTTGGCCGCAACTGCGTCGGCAAACTGGTGCCGTTACTCAGTGCAATGCAGGACAGCCTGCGTGAAGCGGTAAGCGCCATTCGCAGCGGCACCGAGAATATCTATCGCGGCGCCGCAGAAATTTCGTCCGGTAACAACGATCTCTCATCACGCACCGAAGAGCAGGCGGCAGCGCTGGAGCAGACGGCAGCCAGCATGGAGCAGCTCACCGCCACGGTGAAATTTAACGCCGATAATGCGCGTCAGGCCAGTTCGTTAGCAGAAACCGCTACCGGTACCGCGCAACAGGGCGGACGTCTGGTGGGTGAAGTCGTCACCACCATGCAAGGCATTTCCGGCAGTTCGAAGAAGATTGCTGAGATCACCAATGTGATTAACAGCATCGCTTTCCAGACCAACATTCTGGCACTGAACGCTGCGGTGGAAGCCGCGCGCGCCGGTGAACAGGGGCGTGGTTTTGCCGTGGTGGCCAGCGAAGTGCGCAATCTGGCACAGCGCAGCGCCGGTGCCGCAAAAGAGATTGCCACGTTGATTGAAGACTCCGTGCAGCGCGTGGAGAGAGGCTCGGAGCTGGTGAGCAGCGCGGGCAGCACCATGCACGATATTCTTAAGTCGGTGCAGGACGTCAATGAAATCATGAAGCACATCGCTGCGGCTTCGGAAGAGCAGAGCAAAGGCATTTCGCAGGTCGGCACCGCCGTCACCGAGATGGACAGCGTGACGCAACAGAACGCCTCGCTGGTTGAAGAAGTGTCTGCCGCTGCCAGCGCGCTGGAGCGTCAAACCCAGGAGCTGCAGGCATCAGTAGCCAGATTCCGTCTGTCGGACAGTACGCCGGTCAGCAGCGTTGTTGTCGCACCTGCGGCCACCGCGCTGCGTCGTCCGGTACTGGCAGGCGCCGCTGGCGCTCAGCCGAAATCCACCACTGACGAATGGGTCTCTTTCTAA
- a CDS encoding carboxylesterase/lipase family protein, with translation MNNERRLRIMTAEGELRGLMDEDLFVFKGIPYAAAPVGALRWRPPQPVQPWQEVRDATEWGAASWQNHNYCVAAGGGDPGRLSEDCLYLNVWTPDVEPSRPLPVMVWLHGGGFTIGAGNLDPYRGKALAAQGVVVVTLNYRLGHFGFFSHPALDAQYPAGGVINNFALLDQIAALQWIQRNIPAFGGDRHNITLFGESSGARSVLSLCCSPLAEGLFHKGIVQSAYSLPDMPKQQAQQLGLQVAAHFGLPENASAEQLRELAADQFWPLERPLALGPVPISGDAVLPTPMLNTFMSGKQHRIPLMIGSNSDEASVLDYFGVDATAVLKQMRSKNRVSYRLMKWLYDLHDDALLGRAVARDMAFTVLPFIVAQAQHKIGLPAWRYWFDYVSENARDLYPHGTWHGNEIPYVFNTLDTLTPVAERTYSEQDKAFAAEVSRYWVTFAREASEFSSHLPGAVDWPVWRSGEDLTLALGDRGRAQAVVKTRFMRGRLRLFRLMMRSHVKL, from the coding sequence ATGAATAATGAACGACGTCTGAGGATCATGACCGCAGAAGGTGAACTCAGAGGCCTAATGGATGAAGATCTTTTTGTCTTCAAGGGAATACCGTACGCCGCAGCACCGGTCGGTGCATTACGCTGGCGACCGCCGCAGCCGGTGCAACCCTGGCAAGAGGTGCGCGATGCCACCGAATGGGGCGCTGCGAGCTGGCAGAATCATAACTATTGCGTGGCTGCCGGCGGTGGCGATCCTGGCCGCTTAAGTGAAGATTGCCTGTACCTGAATGTCTGGACCCCCGATGTTGAGCCATCGCGACCGCTGCCTGTGATGGTTTGGTTACACGGCGGGGGTTTTACTATTGGTGCGGGCAATCTTGATCCCTATCGTGGCAAAGCGCTGGCGGCACAAGGCGTGGTGGTGGTGACGCTAAACTATCGCCTGGGCCATTTCGGTTTCTTTTCTCATCCCGCGTTGGATGCGCAATACCCGGCAGGCGGCGTGATCAACAACTTTGCCTTGCTCGATCAGATTGCCGCCTTGCAGTGGATTCAGCGCAATATTCCCGCCTTTGGTGGCGATCGTCACAACATTACCTTGTTCGGTGAATCATCTGGCGCGCGCAGCGTGCTCTCACTGTGCTGCTCTCCACTGGCTGAAGGGCTGTTTCACAAAGGCATTGTGCAGAGCGCCTACAGCTTGCCGGATATGCCTAAACAGCAGGCACAACAGCTGGGACTGCAGGTTGCCGCCCATTTTGGTTTGCCAGAAAATGCCAGCGCAGAACAGCTGCGCGAACTGGCTGCCGACCAATTTTGGCCGCTGGAACGTCCGTTAGCGCTCGGTCCCGTGCCGATCAGCGGTGATGCCGTACTGCCCACGCCGATGTTGAATACCTTTATGAGCGGCAAACAGCATCGCATCCCTTTAATGATTGGCAGCAACAGCGATGAGGCCAGCGTGCTGGACTATTTTGGTGTTGATGCCACCGCCGTATTGAAACAGATGCGCAGCAAAAACCGCGTCAGTTATCGCCTGATGAAATGGCTTTACGACCTCCACGATGACGCGCTGCTAGGACGTGCAGTGGCGCGCGATATGGCTTTTACCGTGTTGCCGTTTATCGTTGCGCAGGCACAGCACAAAATCGGCTTGCCTGCCTGGCGCTACTGGTTTGATTACGTCTCAGAAAATGCCCGTGACCTTTATCCGCATGGCACCTGGCATGGCAATGAAATCCCCTATGTCTTCAACACGCTCGATACGCTTACGCCGGTGGCTGAACGCACTTACAGCGAGCAGGATAAAGCGTTTGCCGCTGAGGTGAGCCGCTATTGGGTCACCTTCGCACGGGAGGCCAGCGAATTTAGCTCGCATTTGCCCGGAGCCGTGGATTGGCCGGTCTGGCGCTCGGGTGAAGATCTGACGCTGGCGCTTGGCGATCGCGGCAGAGCACAAGCGGTGGTAAAGACGCGATTTATGCGTGGCAGGCTGCGCTTATTCCGCTTAATGATGCGCAGTCACGTGAAACTTTAG
- a CDS encoding DoxX family protein, producing MFGGINQMFNRMCDHPDFGKLLLRLTFGGLLLFHGAFKVVHGVGWIAHMLAVKGMPGFIAYGAYIGEIAAPVMVIIGLMTRPAAFIIAVNMIVATLLVKMGAIWHRTDVGAWALETEALYLLGALAIMFLGAGKYTLVRDSRLQ from the coding sequence ATGTTTGGTGGCATTAATCAGATGTTCAACCGGATGTGTGATCACCCGGACTTCGGTAAGCTGCTGTTACGTTTGACGTTTGGCGGACTACTGCTGTTTCATGGTGCATTCAAAGTGGTACATGGCGTTGGCTGGATCGCGCACATGCTTGCCGTCAAAGGGATGCCAGGTTTCATCGCTTACGGTGCTTACATCGGGGAAATAGCGGCGCCAGTAATGGTAATTATCGGATTAATGACCCGCCCGGCGGCGTTCATTATTGCGGTGAATATGATCGTCGCGACACTGCTGGTAAAAATGGGCGCCATCTGGCATCGCACGGATGTCGGTGCCTGGGCCCTGGAAACAGAAGCTCTTTACCTGCTTGGCGCGCTGGCCATTATGTTTTTGGGTGCTGGGAAGTACACGCTGGTGCGTGATTCGCGCTTGCAATAA
- the hglS gene encoding 2-oxoadipate dioxygenase/decarboxylase HglS yields MPNFLSSDAIRTLFSHSMSTMYQQEVPQYGTLTQLVTAVNDRTLEANPALKNRLSAADELSRLSVERHGAIRVGKADELNTLRQMFAVMGMEAVGYYDLSQAGVPVHSTAFRPVSDRALRHNPFRVFTSLLRLELIDDEALREKAAAILAARDIFTPGCRALISQHQQQGGLNAADAARFVQEALETFRWHAHTTVDSATYRALSQQHRLIADVVCFRGCHINHLTPRTLDIDRVQALMPSRGIDPKTLIEGPPSRQVPILLRQTSFKALEETVHFNDGTPGTHTARFGEIEQRGAALTPQGRALYDRLLAEAGTGSDNQQHQQHLSAVFRDFPDDETVLREQQLAWFRYRLTEKGEHQPPRAGESVAQLLAEARLTAEPIVYEDFLPVSAAGIFQSNLGDVAQARSAGNASRADFERALGSAVQDEMALYQQMQQRSLDRCGVA; encoded by the coding sequence ATGCCTAACTTTCTCAGCAGTGATGCCATCCGCACGCTGTTCTCCCACTCCATGTCGACCATGTATCAGCAGGAAGTGCCGCAATACGGCACGCTGACGCAGTTGGTCACCGCTGTTAATGACCGTACGCTGGAAGCCAATCCGGCGTTAAAAAATCGCCTCTCGGCGGCGGATGAACTGAGCCGACTGAGCGTCGAGCGCCACGGTGCGATTCGCGTCGGCAAGGCTGATGAACTTAATACGCTACGCCAGATGTTCGCCGTCATGGGTATGGAAGCGGTCGGTTATTACGATTTGTCGCAGGCTGGCGTGCCGGTGCATTCGACGGCATTTCGTCCGGTTAGCGATCGCGCCCTGCGCCATAATCCGTTCCGCGTCTTCACCTCATTGTTGCGCCTCGAATTGATTGATGACGAAGCACTGCGCGAAAAAGCCGCTGCGATTCTCGCCGCGCGCGACATCTTTACACCCGGCTGTCGCGCCTTGATTAGCCAACATCAGCAGCAGGGCGGCTTAAACGCGGCTGACGCGGCTCGCTTTGTGCAGGAAGCGCTGGAAACCTTCCGCTGGCATGCGCATACCACGGTGGACAGCGCCACTTATCGCGCGTTGAGCCAACAGCACCGCCTGATTGCCGATGTGGTTTGTTTCCGCGGTTGCCATATCAACCATTTGACGCCGCGTACGCTGGATATCGATCGCGTGCAAGCGCTGATGCCCTCGCGCGGCATCGATCCCAAGACCCTGATTGAAGGCCCGCCATCGCGTCAGGTGCCTATTTTGCTGCGCCAGACCAGCTTTAAAGCATTAGAAGAGACGGTACATTTCAACGATGGCACGCCAGGCACGCACACCGCGCGCTTCGGTGAAATTGAGCAACGCGGTGCGGCACTGACGCCGCAAGGGCGCGCGCTTTACGATCGTCTGCTGGCTGAAGCCGGCACCGGCAGTGATAACCAGCAGCATCAGCAGCATCTCAGCGCCGTATTCCGTGATTTTCCGGATGATGAAACCGTGTTGCGCGAACAGCAGCTGGCGTGGTTCCGCTATCGACTGACCGAAAAAGGCGAGCATCAGCCACCGCGTGCGGGTGAAAGCGTCGCGCAATTGCTGGCTGAAGCGCGTTTAACCGCTGAACCGATTGTCTATGAGGATTTCTTACCGGTTAGCGCGGCGGGGATTTTCCAATCTAATCTCGGCGATGTGGCGCAGGCACGCAGCGCAGGCAATGCCAGTCGAGCCGATTTTGAACGGGCGTTGGGTAGCGCGGTGCAGGATGAAATGGCGTTGTATCAGCAAATGCAGCAGCGCAGTCTGGATCGCTGCGGCGTGGCGTAA
- a CDS encoding MFS transporter, with protein sequence MTSVEAVDVRQLINKSALSSWQKRLIALCFVVVALDGMDIALMGFIAPTLKASWGVTNHQLGMVISAALIGLALGAMVAGPLADRYGRRVMILISVLFFGLWTLATAMAQNIEQMMLFRFLTGLGLGAAMPNVGTLVAEYAPERRRSFIITVVFCGFTFGAATGGFAASWLLPRYDWHSVMLMGGVLPLIVLPFLVRGLPESVRFLISRRAPAARIHAILERMMPGSVKPGSHYQSPELPTARRGSVATVVSRRYLFGSLMLWGGYFMGLFLVYLIGSWMPSLISTLGMSVTEAAIVTAMYQAGGTIGSLFAGWLMDRINANLALALIYFCGGIAIVALGFSPAQVGLMSAIAFCSGFCFNGANTGMNALSASYYPTHARATGSSWMHGVGRVGAIISAFVGAELLTLGWSFSQIFLLLAIPAVLTTIMLVLKCRYGDQANVVE encoded by the coding sequence GTGACCAGCGTTGAAGCAGTAGACGTTCGCCAGCTTATCAACAAGAGTGCGCTAAGCAGCTGGCAGAAGCGCTTAATTGCGCTGTGCTTCGTGGTGGTGGCGCTGGACGGCATGGATATTGCGCTGATGGGCTTTATCGCACCCACGCTGAAAGCCAGTTGGGGCGTCACCAATCATCAGCTTGGCATGGTGATTAGCGCGGCACTGATTGGGCTGGCGCTGGGTGCCATGGTTGCTGGACCGCTGGCCGACCGTTACGGGCGCCGCGTGATGATTCTTATCAGCGTACTGTTTTTTGGCCTGTGGACGCTGGCTACCGCGATGGCGCAAAACATCGAACAGATGATGCTGTTTCGCTTTCTCACCGGTTTAGGGCTCGGAGCCGCAATGCCGAATGTCGGCACATTGGTCGCTGAATATGCGCCAGAACGCCGTCGTTCTTTCATTATCACCGTGGTGTTCTGCGGCTTTACCTTTGGTGCCGCAACGGGGGGCTTTGCTGCTTCCTGGCTGCTGCCGCGCTACGACTGGCATTCAGTGATGCTGATGGGCGGCGTGCTGCCGCTGATCGTCCTGCCGTTTTTAGTGCGCGGTTTACCTGAGTCAGTCCGTTTCCTGATTAGCCGTCGCGCACCCGCTGCGCGTATTCACGCCATCCTCGAACGCATGATGCCGGGCAGCGTAAAGCCCGGTAGTCATTATCAAAGTCCTGAATTGCCGACTGCGCGCCGCGGCTCGGTGGCCACGGTGGTGTCGCGCCGCTATCTGTTTGGTAGCTTGATGTTGTGGGGCGGCTACTTTATGGGGCTGTTTCTTGTCTATTTGATTGGTAGCTGGATGCCATCACTGATCAGCACGCTTGGTATGTCGGTTACTGAAGCGGCGATTGTCACCGCGATGTATCAGGCGGGTGGCACCATCGGCTCGCTGTTTGCCGGCTGGCTGATGGACCGCATCAACGCCAATCTGGCACTGGCGCTCATCTACTTTTGTGGCGGAATTGCCATTGTGGCACTCGGCTTTTCCCCGGCACAGGTCGGCTTAATGAGCGCCATCGCCTTCTGCAGCGGCTTTTGCTTTAACGGCGCCAACACCGGAATGAATGCGCTCTCCGCCAGCTATTACCCCACTCACGCGCGTGCTACCGGTTCCAGCTGGATGCACGGCGTGGGGCGTGTCGGCGCCATTATCAGCGCATTCGTTGGCGCAGAGTTGTTAACGCTCGGCTGGTCGTTCAGCCAAATCTTCCTGCTGCTGGCGATCCCAGCGGTGTTAACCACCATCATGCTGGTGCTGAAGTGTCGTTATGGTGACCAGGCAAACGTCGTTGAGTGA
- a CDS encoding LysR substrate-binding domain-containing protein, with amino-acid sequence MDKNILFNQRIRLRHLHTFVAVAQQGTLGRAAETLNLSQPALSKTLNELEELAGARLFERGRLGAQLTTLGEQFLIHAVKVLDALNHAGQSFNAPQPGRPVVIRLGALTTAAMGMLPQILDRFHEQQPNTTVQVATLHNNVLLAGLRAGEFDVGIGRMADSEMMAGLTYELLFLESLKLVVRPDHPLLSDNVMLSRAMQWPVVISPEGTAPRRIAQHMLNEQGCSLPANCVETSSTSLARQLALRYDYVWFVPSGAIKEDLNHDALCALPIASPGPGEPVGIITRSGSPLSLSTEVLMATIRKFHS; translated from the coding sequence ATGGACAAAAATATCCTTTTCAATCAGCGCATTCGCTTGCGTCATTTACATACCTTTGTGGCGGTGGCGCAGCAAGGCACGCTTGGCCGTGCCGCCGAGACGCTTAATCTTAGCCAGCCTGCCCTGTCAAAAACGCTGAACGAGCTGGAGGAGTTGGCGGGAGCGCGGCTTTTCGAACGTGGTCGACTTGGCGCCCAGTTGACGACTTTGGGCGAACAGTTTCTGATTCACGCGGTAAAAGTGTTGGATGCGCTCAATCATGCGGGGCAGAGTTTTAACGCACCGCAGCCGGGACGCCCGGTGGTCATTCGCCTTGGCGCGCTTACCACTGCCGCCATGGGCATGCTGCCGCAGATTCTGGATCGCTTCCATGAACAGCAGCCGAATACCACCGTGCAGGTGGCGACCTTGCACAACAACGTTTTGCTGGCTGGCTTACGCGCCGGCGAGTTTGATGTCGGCATTGGCCGCATGGCTGACAGTGAAATGATGGCCGGATTGACCTATGAATTGCTGTTCCTGGAATCACTCAAGTTGGTGGTACGCCCGGATCATCCGCTGTTGAGTGACAACGTGATGCTTTCACGCGCGATGCAGTGGCCGGTAGTGATTTCTCCTGAAGGTACGGCGCCACGCCGCATTGCCCAGCATATGCTAAATGAACAAGGCTGTTCGCTGCCGGCCAACTGCGTGGAAACTTCATCTACGTCGCTGGCACGTCAGCTGGCGCTGCGTTACGACTACGTGTGGTTTGTGCCCTCTGGCGCGATTAAGGAAGATTTAAATCACGATGCGCTGTGCGCTTTGCCGATTGCGTCGCCGGGACCGGGCGAGCCGGTCGGTATTATTACCCGCAGCGGCAGCCCTTTAAGCCTGAGCACCGAAGTGTTGATGGCGACCATCCGCAAGTTCCACAGTTAA
- the smrA gene encoding DNA endonuclease SmrA encodes MNLDDEDLFRDAMGDVTPLKNCANTQWLRAPSPKAPRAPHEGDKQENFLTRGYLDIIPLTTPLEYKVDGVQQGVLDKLRLGKYPPEASLNLLRQPVETCRQALFSFILQANKHGLRNLLIVHGKGRDDESHANIVRSYLARWLQEFEQVQTFCTAQPQDGGAGALYVGLRKTEQARLENRERHAKRSR; translated from the coding sequence ATGAACCTTGATGATGAAGACCTTTTCCGCGACGCCATGGGTGATGTCACACCCCTCAAGAATTGCGCTAACACCCAATGGTTACGCGCGCCATCGCCGAAAGCTCCGCGTGCACCCCATGAAGGTGATAAACAGGAAAATTTTCTAACGCGTGGCTATCTGGACATTATTCCGCTGACCACGCCGCTGGAGTATAAGGTGGATGGCGTCCAGCAAGGGGTGCTGGACAAGCTTCGCTTAGGCAAATATCCCCCCGAAGCCAGCCTTAATTTGCTGCGTCAACCGGTCGAAACCTGCCGTCAGGCGCTGTTTAGCTTCATCCTGCAGGCGAATAAACACGGTTTACGCAATCTGCTGATCGTGCACGGCAAAGGGCGTGATGATGAGTCGCACGCCAATATTGTGCGCAGTTACCTGGCGCGCTGGCTGCAGGAATTCGAGCAGGTTCAGACATTTTGTACTGCGCAACCGCAGGACGGCGGGGCTGGTGCACTGTATGTCGGGTTACGCAAAACCGAACAGGCGCGGCTCGAAAACCGCGAACGCCATGCTAAGCGCAGTCGTTAA
- a CDS encoding FNR family transcription factor: MIPEKRSIRRIQSGGCAIHCQDCSISQLCIPFTLNEHELDQLDNIIERKKPIQKGQTLFKAGDELKSLYAIRSGSIKSYTITEQGDEQITGFHLAGDLVGFDAIVGAKHPSFAQALETSMVCEIPFETLDDLSGKMPALRQQMMRLMSGEIKGDQDMILLLSKKNAEERLAAFVWNLSRRFGQRGFSQREFRLTMTRGDIGNYLGLTVETISRLLGRFQKSGMLAVKGKYITIENHALLAELAGQTEQAA; encoded by the coding sequence ATGATCCCGGAAAAACGCAGCATACGACGTATTCAGTCTGGCGGTTGTGCCATCCATTGCCAGGATTGCAGTATCAGCCAATTGTGTATTCCCTTCACGCTGAACGAGCACGAACTGGATCAGCTGGATAATATTATTGAGCGCAAAAAGCCGATTCAGAAAGGCCAGACGCTGTTCAAAGCCGGTGATGAATTGAAATCCCTTTACGCTATTCGTTCCGGTTCCATCAAAAGCTATACCATTACTGAACAAGGTGATGAGCAAATTACTGGCTTCCATCTGGCAGGCGATTTGGTGGGTTTTGACGCGATTGTTGGCGCCAAACATCCTAGCTTCGCACAAGCGCTGGAAACCTCGATGGTGTGTGAAATCCCCTTCGAAACCCTTGACGATCTCTCAGGTAAAATGCCCGCCCTGCGTCAGCAAATGATGCGTTTGATGAGCGGCGAGATTAAAGGCGATCAGGATATGATTTTGCTGCTGTCGAAGAAGAATGCCGAAGAGCGCCTGGCGGCTTTTGTCTGGAACCTGTCGCGCCGTTTCGGCCAGCGCGGTTTCTCGCAGCGCGAATTCCGTCTGACCATGACGCGTGGCGACATTGGTAACTACCTGGGACTAACCGTAGAAACCATTAGCCGTCTGCTCGGTCGCTTCCAGAAAAGTGGCATGCTTGCCGTTAAAGGCAAATATATCACCATTGAGAACCACGCTTTACTGGCAGAACTCGCTGGCCAGACTGAACAAGCCGCGTAG
- the uspE gene encoding universal stress protein UspE, which translates to MSRYQNILVAIDAQQDDQPALRRAVYLNQRIGGKIKAFLPIYDFSYEMTTLLSPDERSNMRKGVISQRTEWIRQQAQAYLEAGVEIEIKVVWHNRPYEAIIQEILAHQHDLVLKMAHQHDRLEAVIFTPTDWHLLRKCPCPVWMVKDQAWPEGGKAVVAVNLASEEPHHDELNQKLIRETTLLAEMVNHTEVHLVGAYPITPINIAIELPDFDPSVYNDAIRGQHLVAMKALRQKFSISEEFTHVAKGLPEEVIPDIASHLDAGIVVLGTIGRTGLSAAFLGNTAEQVIDHLRCDLLAIKPDDFKSPIDYDDEEDEDD; encoded by the coding sequence ATGTCCCGGTACCAAAATATTCTGGTGGCGATTGACGCCCAACAGGATGACCAGCCCGCGCTGCGTCGTGCGGTTTATCTTAATCAGCGTATCGGCGGAAAAATCAAAGCTTTCCTGCCTATTTACGACTTCTCCTACGAAATGACTACGTTACTGTCACCCGATGAGCGATCCAACATGCGCAAAGGGGTAATTAGTCAACGTACCGAGTGGATTCGCCAACAGGCCCAGGCTTATCTGGAAGCTGGCGTTGAGATCGAAATCAAAGTGGTATGGCATAACCGCCCTTACGAAGCCATCATCCAGGAGATTCTGGCGCATCAGCATGATTTAGTGCTGAAAATGGCGCACCAACACGATCGTCTGGAGGCGGTGATATTCACCCCAACCGATTGGCATCTGTTGCGTAAATGCCCATGTCCGGTATGGATGGTGAAAGATCAGGCCTGGCCTGAAGGGGGCAAAGCGGTGGTGGCGGTTAACCTGGCCAGCGAAGAGCCGCATCATGATGAGCTGAATCAAAAGTTGATTCGTGAAACGACGCTGCTCGCTGAGATGGTAAATCACACTGAGGTACATTTAGTCGGCGCCTACCCTATTACGCCAATCAATATTGCTATTGAACTGCCTGACTTTGATCCTAGCGTTTATAACGATGCGATTCGTGGCCAGCATCTGGTGGCGATGAAAGCGCTGCGCCAGAAATTCTCGATCAGTGAAGAGTTTACGCATGTGGCAAAAGGTTTGCCCGAGGAAGTGATTCCAGATATCGCTTCGCATCTGGATGCCGGAATTGTGGTGCTGGGTACCATTGGCCGCACCGGATTGTCTGCGGCATTCCTGGGCAACACGGCGGAACAGGTGATCGATCATTTGCGCTGTGATTTGCTGGCAATCAAACCGGACGATTTTAAATCGCCGATTGATTACGATGACGAAGAAGATGAAGACGATTAA